In Oreochromis niloticus isolate F11D_XX linkage group LG12, O_niloticus_UMD_NMBU, whole genome shotgun sequence, the DNA window TTAACAGAGCTAATGATGGAACTGACTTCCTGATAACACTGGGATACCTTTCACCTCTGTCTCCTGTAGTTCATTAAATAATCATAAGAAAGGcttgtgtgtcagctgtgtgaGTTGTATTACATTCGATCCCAACCACTTTAAATGTCTACATCCcattttctttccatttaatAATGCTGCTCATATTTTTGCAATCCGCTATAATGCTGCATCCTGCAGCACTCTGCCACTGGTTGCAGACTTTTACGTGTGTTGCTTTGCTCTTTGGGTTGAAATGCAAACAGTGTTAATGAAGTATCACTGATGGAGATCATCAGACTCGGCGTTCCCTTAGCCATAAAAGGCTAATGGGGTATTGTTGTCATGAATCCCGTTCATATCACCCAGTGTAATGTTCATAAATAGAGTGGTTGTTGTGATCAGACCAGTTTTCAGAAACCTAAAAACTTGATTCCTCCTCACACTTTTTCGAATTTGCCTTCCTAAATTGTGTGTCTGTTCATGAGGTAATATCTCAAGTTGACTTTACAGACTATGAGCTGTATTGTGAGAGATGAGAAGCTGTTATTCTACACACTTAAATGAGCCGTCACACTGTGTGATATTTTTGTCAGCTCCAAACTGTGTCATATTCACacttaagtcatacagaaaggGCGTGGACGGTTTAAAACAGACAAGTGAGGAGGCAAACCTCGCCCtagaagtaaaacaaaacaacaagagCCAAAAAAAGCTGGTCTTTTCCTTTAATTGCTTCAACTAACCTTTCCCCCTGAGCTGCAAGTTAACAGCTGCTGTCAACACCGCTGAGGTAAGACTGATCTGTCTTCTGTGCAATCTGTCTGTCCCTAACTATTTTTCACTTTTGCTGTGAAGGCTCTCTCCCCTTGTTTCCACAGATCTCTCTCATGCTCCCTCCTCCTCAACTCACTCAGTTTTAACCTAAAGcaaaactgctgctgctgttttcctgTAACACTAGGTGTTGCTAGGTTGAGTTGAGAATACTGCAGCTGTACTCCTGCTCATTTGTGGAAACAAGGTTAATGTGGTGACGTAAAACTGGTAGTGATGTGACTGTGACTTGGTCAGAGTAGAATTGTTGTAGTGTTATAATGGTTCCTCATTGTTTAGTCATCCTCGAAAATCAGTGACTTAGATTTTAGAGTCCATTGGTTATGCAGTATATGTGACGAGACCGATCTGGTAGATAAATGGACAGCTGAACCACAGATGGCAAAGTTTCTTCTCATTTGTATTCTAACATTTTTGTTTACCTCCAATTTGTTTTCCCCCTCTATCTTTGCTTGCTTGAACAGATCTCCAAGGGGAGAGTAATGGCTACTCTGTGCTTGAGGAGGGACAAGAGACTGAAGCTGTAGGAGCAGATTCTCCACAGAATGAGGGCTGTGTGCACTCCAGCGATGAAGACgaagaaaaagaagcacacaaggACGAGCAAGAGGACGGTGAAGGCATTGAGAGTCACATAGCCCCCCATGACTGCAGCGGTTCTAGACCTCTGCTGCAGGACTCTGAGGATGAAGAAGACCAAGGGCCTCAGTTAGCTCTCCATCCATCTCTGCACTCcggcacagcagcagcagcacaaccaGCTGCAACCTTCGATCAACCTGCTCCAAATACCTTTGCCCAGAATCACTTCCAGCATGTACAGGAGGCAGCAAAGGAGACGGAGGGCACTGCAGATATCTTCTCCAAAGCCCCCTTTCGGATTGCGCAAGAAGACACAAGTGACGTATTCGCCAACGCTCCATTTCCACGCGGTCCCCTCGcggctcagcagcagcagcagctcgaCGTTTTCTCACAGGCTCCCTTCGGAAAAAGAAATCAGCCCAAAGGAGCACAGCCGAAGACCTCGTACCCCCACGCAGCTGGAGCTCACGCTGTAACCTCTGATCAAGGAGTCTTAGGACAGGTTGCCCAGCAACCTTTCCGTCCTCAAGCTCTGGCCAAATATTCCCGACACTTTGAAGGACCTGTGCCCCAGCAGCCGGCAGAAGCTCACAAAGCGGTGTCTAACGCGAGCAAGCAGGCTGCTGTAGCATCTGTCCCCGCTGAACCTCTGCACTCGTGGACCTCAGACGTGAGCGCCGTAGACCCATTTGTCTCTGCACCCTTTCACCTCAAGGCACCACAAGAAAAGCCCTGAACGCACACTCACAGGTCAGGGCAGGGGGAATCGGCGCCCACCAAAATATGCAAAGTGTAAAAGGCGTACTGCATGCTGTCACCAGCGCTGCAGCGGGACTGCAGGCCTGCATGGATCATTCTTAACCAACTCAAATAGCGCAAGGTCATCTTTACTCTGAGTAAACTGACATCAGTCCCACATtcacactgatttttttttttttcctctgcctTTCACGTTTTCCCTCTTGTTCACATTTACACAATGACTACATTATGGTCAAGCATTTGATTGTTTTCTCGCCtacctcagtttttttttcagtgtgcgtctgtgtgtgtcagcGCTGAACTATCACACACAGTGAGGGAggtcatagactgtctgcagcCGTTGCGGTTAAATTTCCTGGACAGTTTGAGCTTAATTGCGAAACTATGATCTGAAAATGCCTCATTCCTTTATTTTAGTAGTCAGCTTGAATGACATGACCGTAACTTCATAGAAGCTTGAAAGACGGGACGACACAGCCTAGGAATATTTCATTAAACTAGAAATGTGCAAATGCCTTACAGTTAAACATTTACAGttaatttttgtcttttatgcttGGAAGTTCATAAAGGAGATGCTGGATGCTGATGCAAAGTGTAAATTTAACGTGTGCGTTACGTTTGCGGTCACAATCATGTCATACAAAAACAGTTTATTCCACATCATGTACGAACTTTAAGTAAATGTTAGTCATATAACATTTATTATGGCAATTCTTATGTTGTATAAATGAAGACGATTCCCGTTTGTTTGTCCTTACTGTACAATATGACATCTCCAAAGCCTTAACACCCTTGCTGCACCTCAGAACCACATCAGAACATCAGCAGCATTCATCACGTTTGCCTTTGTGCCCTccttaaatgaaaataaagacacTGCTGCATTCACATAATCTTACTGTACTCGTGTTCAGCACCAAATACCTGTGTACAATCATGTACAACTTCCTCTTGCTGTCTGCTGTACACGCACGCACAAGATTGTCATCGAGCACAGGAATGCATCTTTGTTGTTGACTTCTGTATCCTAACTGTGACACATTTATGAACAACTGAAGTGAAAACTTTTGACTGCAActtcaacaaaaaataaagaaaaaaaatcacaactaTCTACAGCACTTATGCTTCGCAGTTCAAGTCAGGGTAAATGTAGTGTTGTCCAAGTGAAGTCTTATATGGTGTCTGATTGATGACATTCATGTTGGATTTGTTTCCGTTGCCATTCAGACGTATTTAATTGTCTTTGTTCTTTATAAAATCATGGAAGACCTATTTGGTTCCCAAAAGGGATCCAGCCTTTCTCAACCCAAAGCTTAAattatgtttttctcttttgcaatgtaaaatcttttatttcaaagtgttcgGTTTTTTGATATAAATGTTCACTTTTCTCACCCCAGTTGTAAACAAGACGATTGCACATAATCACTGACAGAGAGTCAGGGTTCTTGAagaatgtgttttgtttgtaacACAGCtgtaagtttgtttttgtttattttgtttgtttgggggggggggggttgaccGCTGTTGTGTAAGAAACATTTGGAGTAACAGTTGATAACACTGTTGGACAGGAAAGCACTCAAAATACTTCTTATGCTGCACAGCCTACCTTTGGAAACTGTCATGAGTAACTATTAAATGAATGTAAATCaaaattgtgtgcatgtgtttttgttttttaaatgatcgTCAAAACATTCAGTTCTTTATCAAGTTGATTCACCACATGTTAAGTGTTATCTTTTATACCTCTTACATTTAATATATCTAATGCTAGGTTATTAATAATATACCTCAGGTATAATGAAACATTACACTGACCAACACAATAAGGAAGGCTAATGGGTTTTGTTATACAATGAGGGCTTTACAAAGATGACTCATTCCATACAAAAAAATCAAGCAAATCCtacataaataataatgatCACATCTCGCCTCATAAagatcaacttttttttttttgtttttgtttttttttatctattaaATTAATTATGCTGTCTTTAACAATGGTACCCTGGGTGTTCTCATATTTGCCTACAATTTTTGCTCTTCTGGATGTGGTTCATAAGAAGGGAgaactgtttgtttatttatatttatatttatactattggtttatttattttaccaaatGAACTAGTTGAGGTCATATGGTTAGACTATGGTTGAAGCACATTCTTCTTAAATGTAGGTCCTCCAATGCTTAGTGTGCAAAGTAGATTTATTTTCAGTGGTTAGTGGACTGATCGTtggtaaaagaaataaatacgTTATTGTATCTAAGACATACCTGGGTCATCTACAGAGATGTCCAATTTGGGGATTGCATGCTGTCttaaatttgatttcatttctaTTTAAACTCCGATCACATTCTTACACAACGTGTTGACTTTATTCATTCACAAAAATGGCATCTTAAATgaattttttaagaaaaaatgaatttttaagaaaatattatttgttttggttatttatatattatatatatatattatatattttacttAAATACATTGCTGTTACCTTATTTCATTGGGAATTTTAAACTgtaaatctgtaaaaaaaaatatattcatgAGGGCAATTGACGGAGGCACCGGTAGAGGGCGGTGTTACAGGGAGATACCGGATGTGAGCACACAAAGttcaagagaaggaggaggcgCTAACGTGGGAGTTTGTTTtatatgaaaacaaaagtgattGTAGAATATGTGGTAAGAAGCGGTATGTAACAGTAATTAAATAATCCGTACTAAAGTGTATTTGTATACAGGTACAGATGTGAAAACTGTTTAAGAGCGAGACTTCGCTTTTGTTTTGAAAGCACGCGCCTTTTGGTGCTAGCTAGTTGCGTGCTCGTGGATGTTGTGTTTagccttttttgttttattgtaaactTCATCGCATAAAGGCGCTCGCGTGTGTTATTTCGGTGTACACAGGTGACGTGAGGTGTGTGTTTACCCGGGCACGATGACTACTCAGAGAGTGCTTCCTCAGAGCAAAGAGACTCTACTGCAAAACTACAACAAGAGGCTCAAAGATGACATCCGCTCCATCATGGACAACTTCACAGAAATAATCAAGACAGCGAAGGTAACAGACATACTGTCACCTCACTCTTTGTGTATTTCCGTGTTTTTACTACAGTCAGAGCTGCTCACAACTCATTTCGTGCATTGTAACTGGGATTTGAACATCAAGATGTGGCaaagacgacctgctgaagttcaaagcgAGCACCAACGAGCgccagttctctgggtgaaagtGCAGCGTTAATGCCTGAAGTCATAAAAGAATGGCCAGAATATTTCAGGCTAATAAGAAGGCACTGGTAATTAAAATAACCAGTCCCTACAGTCAAGGTATGCAAAAGAGCtacagctacagcagcagaaaatcGCACTGGTCGGAACTGCTGTCAGCTAAGAGCAGGAGGCTACAGTTTGTACAtattcaccaaaactggacaacagaagatgGTACAAACATTGCCTGGTCGATTTCTGCCATGACAtttggatggtagggtcagaatttggtgtaaacaacatgaaagcatggatccatcctggtgctggtggtgtaatgttgtggagaatattttttctttccacaCTTTATGTCCCTTAGTACCAGCTTAGTGTTGTTTAAATATCACACATTGGTTTATATTGATTAAGTGGACCAAATACAATACGTCATTATGATGAGTATAATATTCTACGACTTATCTCTTTGTCCAGATTGAGGATGAGACACAGGTATCCCGACCTACTCAGGCAGAGCAGGACCATTATGAGATGCATGTCAGAGCAGCCAACATTGTAAGTACTGCAGAAAACGCCTGACAACACACATACGTACAACATGCTCAGGGCTTTATTGTTATTTAGTTCTGTTATCTGTGGGGAAGAAAAAAGTGCCAAAGCTGGTTACATCTGTTTCCAAGAAAGACTGCTTTGAATGAAAGGTTAACATATTATCCATGTAATTTATCATATTACTTTAAACATGTTGATGTGTGCACTAGTTctgttcctttaattttctgtCGCAGAGTCAGATCTGGGGCTGCACTTTTACTGTTGCAGTATCCTTTGTATTTAAATGTTGTAGTTTGTATGTAACTGACAAACGCATTACAGCCCTGTGAATGAATTGGTTTCCACGCTTAGAGAAAAATCTTTTTTGTGCAGAAATTGAAATTTTAACAAGTCATCGCTAGCCATTTTCAAACCTGCTTCCCCTCTTCTATGTTTCTGTGCCAGGTACGTGCCGGCGAGTCCCTCATGAAGCTGGTCTCCGACCTGAAGCAGTTCCTAATTCTGAACGACTTTCCCTCCGTGAACGACGCCATCAGCCTGCAGAACCAGCAGCTCCGCTCGCTACAGGAAGAGTGCGACAAGAAGCTCATGTCACTCCGTGACGAGATCGCCATCGACCTGTATGAGCTAGAGGAAGAATATTACTCCTCCAGGTATAAGTAGGCTCATACTTGCCCCCATCCCCCATCCCATTGCGCCTCTGTCGTCCCATTCCCAGCACCGCTGTTTCACATTTCACCATTTACACTGAGCCCTGGGAAGGGCTTGTGTCGGTGTCTAAACTGAGCTTTTCATCAAAATTGTTATAGGTCTTTGTAATGAACCTCATCTCACCACAAGCGCCTTTACATTGTTACTATTTAGTGCGTGCCTTGacctttttaaaagaaatcagAGATGATTAGAGGGAGGTCTTCAGTCTTAAAGTGGCATGCCATTAAATATCAGCACTTTTTGGAACCAAAAACAGTAGATTTACTGCAGGGTTACTTCTAATGGTTGGTGCTAGATCAAATCAACTAGAAGAGACACTAtattctgctgtgattggttgtttCATGGATAGGTGACTGATGAAGATCTAGGAAAAGATCTTGTTCATATTTTCATTGTCCCTTGTGAGTAGCAGGCGATTGGTTATCACCTGTCTGATTTAAAAACTACCCAATCACAGCAGAGCTACTAGTCACTGCCTAGGAACTAGTCTGAAGCGTCTGATGGCCTAGAGCAGGAGTGGCGGGACTCCACACCTCAAgcgctggtgtcctgcaggttttagatgtgccCTTGATCCAAACACAGTTGATATAattggctaaattacctcctcaaaaTGTCTtggaagttctccagaggcctggtaatgaactgatCATTTGATTcgggtgtgttgacccaggatgatatctaaaatctgcaggacacGGACcattgaggcctggagttcccctcCCCTGGCCTAGAGAGATGTTTACCCAACATTATCTGGTACACGGGAGAGATTCAGCATTTATAAATGTTAGTATTGAGAAGTCCTTGTTCATTTATAGTAATAGAAAAAATGGAAAGAATGAACAGAGTTTATTAAAAATCTATCATTTAAAGCACTTGATTTGCTGTTGTATCCATGGATGAATTGTTGAAATTTGCTGGGTACTTCAAAGAACACGCATATACATCTAATGTCCTAAAGCTATATggatttatagatttttttttttttctgtgtgtaaaAGTATCATTTTAATCAATTTAAGATTATTTATATGTAGTATTTAAGTCAAATAAAGTTGTGATGAccttttgtgttacattttAAGGATGGACTGTGCAGTTAAACACACGCGTTTGCTGTTATTTATTAAGAGTTTCCACAATAGATGTTTTTCATTCCGTCCCTTAAATCTAAAAGGTGTAACCTTAACATCAGTGTCAGCCAGTCACACGGTGCAGTTGTACATGTTTACCAGTTTTTGCCCGCTGTTCCAAGAGACCCAGGATGATTAAGAAATAAAGTAGAGACAAAATGTTGAAGTagtttgtcttgttttctgtgATAAAGTGTTAAGAGGCGTCTCTGAGCTCTGTTTGCATCATGCCGAGTTGGGGTCTGCCATGCTCGCTGCACTTGCTCTGCTTTTCTGATCCATCAGCACTTGTTCTCACCCTTCTGCTGAGCTTAAAATCAAGTCATCCCTCTAAATAGTAACACATGAATAAATTGCTGTTTTATGTGTCAGTTGCTTCTGCATAACCTCTGTGCTTCTATCAAATGTGCTTTCACGTGCTCCTCTACGAGTTGGTTGTGCTTGtttctgacctgctgctctcgTCTGCTCCTCTCTTTCTGTGCTGCACTGATTCTTTGCCTCCTACTGGTTTCTGCTCTGCAAAGCTACAGTCAGTGGGACAGCACTGACCTGCCTCTGTGCGAGGCCTACCGGCGTCGAGACAGCTGGGCCTCCGCGAACAGCAGCAACAGTTCTACACACGGGGAACGCGAGGACGTGGACGGGCCTCCATCGCAGGAGACGAACCCCCAGCACCACCTTAACGGACATGGGACCGCCTCCGTAGAGAAACCGTGAGGAGGAAAGGGGGACACCTCTTGGTTTGCTTTTGCCCAGTTTGTATCAGTTTGTTTCAGTTATAGCTTGTGAGCCATTGTTTGAGTTGCTACCTTTGTGTATCATAAACTTTAAAACTGGACTTAAACTTTGCAATGAATGGTTTCTTTTGGATTAACACATCACAAAAATAAGAGACTGTTGTATTAAACCACTTAAAATGCTTGTGTTGAGTGGTAGCCTCTTAAGTGCAACTGCTGCTTTCCAAGATCTGCATCAAGCCTAGTTACAAACTAGAAGATATACTTGATAAAGAACTCCACTGTAAAAAGTCTAGACTTGAATCATGTTcagtaaaactaaaagaaaatgcAGACAACTCTAAACTCACCTTTGAAACTCAAGTACTTTTTTATATTCCCGTGTTAGACTTTGCattaaatgtatttctttttttaagaatgGCATTGGTTTACTTTTGTCTGTTTAATTTAACTGCACATCAGATTAAATCAAATATTACAAtgtttttggttctttttttattttttttttctgaaatcttTAAACACAAACCTACAGCTAAACATTTAACAgtggacacttaaaaaaaatcctgaccAGTTTAAGACCAGAACCTGCATCCTTAGCGTATTCCTGTCTAAACTTAAGACAATCTTGAGCAAAAGAAATCATCTGAGACATTAACAACTGTATTGTATACAGACAAACAGCAGGAGCTATATACAATAATTACACAGTGTTGCCCTGATGTTAGAGCTATGCCATTAAAAGCCGTTTGGGGTCCTCAAATGAATCTtgagtttaaaatgtttatatatatCCATCTCATCAATATCGCCGATTCATCTTCTTGAACTTCTCATAGTGGTAGTCATCTGTAGCCTTCTCATTGTTTGGACGTTTGCGGTAGTTTGGTGGTGACGGAGCTGTGGATGAACAAATAAGTTCGAAATCAGATTAAAGGTTTCAAAagattttgaataaatccccacacagacacacaagtaAATGGGGAAGCCATTGAAAGTAAATTAACTGCAGTGACTGCAATACAGTTTCTATCTAGCTTGGATAAAACGAAGAAAATCCTGAAACTGAGAAATATTATTTTTGGAAATGCACAAGTGTCAGTGACTTAAAACAACAGTTTCACATTCTGACAGGTCTGGCCCACAGGACAGTTTTCCACTTCAACTTAGACTTTATTAAATTTTGAGTTGGCAATGTTTTTGAAGTGTTTTAGTCCATGCAGTCATTTCCACTACAGAttcatgcctgtttttaatttattgtgtCATGAGGGTCTGAAGGTCACAGCCTTCTCCCTTCGTGTGCAGAGATTTCTCTTGATTCTGTGAAATTATTGTCATTATGTACTGGAGATGATAAAATCTCCAAATTCCTAAGataattttcagaaaacttgacctctgactttgATCTCAAAGTCAGGGTCACCAATATTTGAACTCATCCAAGAGTTatagtagatgcacctatggtatcaatttgaaaatccaaCATTGCTTCATTCTCAAGTTATCATGTTCACAAAGCCGAGTGTCCATACTGCCCGCTCGCCGAGGTAATTCCACCCAcccattttcttttgtttatccaGCTGTAAACTATTACTATGTACTGAGCAGTGAGCGTATCTGTAGAGTCTCTTACCCTCTGGACCTGGTTTCTCTGTGTCGCCCACACGCAGCGGTCTTGCTTTGGGTTCTTCTTTGTGTCTATGGTGTCTCTGCGGTGCATTTGCATCCTCATGATAGACTGAAAGAAAAAGTCAGTTTGTTTAGTATTATCTGCTTTAATTTAGGTGTGGAATATCTCGCTCTCTTCAGATTACTTACATCGATTGTGTTGGACGTAGTTAACAGCGATATTCGTGGGTACAAATGATGTGCCGTggtcttttttcttgtttctttgttcTGCCAAAAGTTTTGCTTTTGCATCCTCTGTCTGGATGATGTTCTTTATCTTTGCACTAGAAAAGAAATTACATACACAAGTTTTATTAGTAAAGCTATTAATAAAAAGCAGTATTCGTTCATGCCATATCTCAtgcaaaaatgcagttttagtCAAAAGACTCCTCTTGCTGATTCTAAAATAAGTGTAGATGATTACTAGAATATTCTCAGTACATACTCAATGCCAAGATCAACTTCAGGGATGCCACTCAGCATCTGATTAGACAACATCTCCTCTGTCTTCTTGGCAGAATTGACTCGGATGTTCTCGGGCAGCTCATACAGGTGGTCCTCTGGATTCTTCACCTTAACTTTCTGCTCCTCAGCCTCCACCAGgcccttcttcttttttagttCCGTCTCAATATATTTCATCCTGTGAGGATAAATTTATGATAAAACCATGTT includes these proteins:
- the lg12h9orf78 gene encoding splicing factor C9orf78 homolog, with translation MPCGKNFRRRKDSSDVEEDETTEEVRHKLEEAKELQSLRKRQSGISVTALLVGEKLPPEAEIENDPFKLKTGGIVDMKKVKDRNRDMTEDETDLNLGTSFSAETNRRDEDADMMKYIETELKKKKGLVEAEEQKVKVKNPEDHLYELPENIRVNSAKKTEEMLSNQMLSGIPEVDLGIDAKIKNIIQTEDAKAKLLAEQRNKKKDHGTSFVPTNIAVNYVQHNRFYHEDANAPQRHHRHKEEPKARPLRVGDTEKPGPEAPSPPNYRKRPNNEKATDDYHYEKFKKMNRRY
- the med22 gene encoding mediator of RNA polymerase II transcription subunit 22 isoform X2; amino-acid sequence: MTTQRVLPQSKETLLQNYNKRLKDDIRSIMDNFTEIIKTAKIEDETQVSRPTQAEQDHYEMHVRAANIVRAGESLMKLVSDLKQFLILNDFPSVNDAISLQNQQLRSLQEECDKKLMSLRDEIAIDLYELEEEYYSSSYSQWDSTDLPLCEAYRRRDSWASANSSNSSTHGEREDVDGPPSQETNPQHHLNGHGTASVEKP
- the med22 gene encoding mediator of RNA polymerase II transcription subunit 22 isoform X1; translation: MTTQRVLPQSKETLLQNYNKRLKDDIRSIMDNFTEIIKTAKIEDETQVSRPTQAEQDHYEMHVRAANIVRAGESLMKLVSDLKQFLILNDFPSVNDAISLQNQQLRSLQEECDKKLMSLRDEIAIDLYELEEEYYSSRFLLCKATVSGTALTCLCARPTGVETAGPPRTAATVLHTGNARTWTGLHRRRRTPSTTLTDMGPPP
- the med22 gene encoding mediator of RNA polymerase II transcription subunit 22 isoform X3, with the translated sequence MTTQRVLPQSKETLLQNYNKRLKDDIRSIMDNFTEIIKTAKIEDETQVSRPTQAEQDHYEMHVRAANIVRAGESLMKLVSDLKQFLILNDFPSVNDAISLQNQQLRSLQEECDKKLMSLRDEIAIDLYELEEEYYSSRYK